One Flavobacterium sp. 90 DNA segment encodes these proteins:
- a CDS encoding CBS domain-containing protein — MKKREPISHIMTKTVITANENDDLRKVVEKLKQNAIRHIPIVKGKEVVGIISRTDINRLTFGALFEGQEGADEAILDMLTISQVMTSKPKTVSSDTIIRDLAEIFVKEEFHALPVVDNGELKGIVTTTDVVKYFLEQYD; from the coding sequence ATGAAAAAGAGAGAACCAATTAGTCACATTATGACCAAAACTGTCATTACTGCAAATGAAAATGATGATCTTAGAAAAGTGGTTGAAAAATTAAAACAAAATGCAATTCGCCACATTCCCATCGTTAAAGGCAAAGAAGTTGTTGGCATTATAAGCCGAACAGACATAAACAGATTGACTTTCGGAGCTTTATTTGAAGGACAAGAAGGGGCTGATGAAGCTATACTGGATATGTTAACGATTTCTCAGGTTATGACTTCAAAACCTAAAACAGTTTCATCGGATACTATTATAAGAGATTTAGCTGAAATTTTTGTAAAAGAAGAATTTCATGCTTTGCCTGTTGTAGATAATGGCGAATTAAAAGGAATCGTTACAACTACTGATGTTGTTAAATATTTTTTAGAACAATATGACTAA
- a CDS encoding DUF4292 domain-containing protein: protein MKKYIAILIMSVFVISCKSKMPAVQNNTGNTEVAPVKEDKKVVEKHYNNKLDFSTLYIKASAKYVDEKQSQNVSAEIKIEKDKQILISVRFLGITMAKALITPTTVSYYEKINSTYYEGDFTSLSEWLGTELNYSKVQNLLVGEALDDLKKGKYTQTIVENLFRLDDEKDAKLKKSFYIDSEKYLLQKEEISQPSENRMLQINYSDSKTFNQGTLPTSIGINAIQPKGRTNINLNYNNISFNEELSFPYSVPGGYKKVIIK from the coding sequence ATGAAAAAATATATTGCAATATTAATAATGTCGGTTTTTGTGATTTCTTGTAAATCAAAAATGCCAGCAGTTCAAAATAATACTGGTAACACCGAAGTTGCACCGGTAAAGGAAGATAAAAAAGTAGTAGAAAAACATTATAACAATAAGTTAGATTTTTCGACTTTATACATAAAAGCGAGTGCAAAATATGTTGACGAAAAACAAAGTCAAAATGTTTCGGCCGAAATCAAAATTGAGAAAGATAAACAGATTTTAATAAGCGTTCGTTTTTTGGGAATTACAATGGCAAAAGCATTGATTACACCAACTACCGTAAGTTATTATGAAAAAATAAACAGTACTTATTACGAAGGTGATTTTACAAGTCTGAGCGAATGGTTAGGGACAGAATTGAATTATTCTAAAGTTCAGAATTTATTGGTTGGAGAAGCTTTAGACGATTTAAAAAAAGGAAAATATACACAAACAATTGTAGAAAACCTTTTTCGTTTAGATGATGAAAAAGATGCCAAATTGAAAAAATCATTTTATATTGATTCCGAAAAATATTTGTTGCAAAAAGAAGAAATTTCACAACCTTCAGAAAACAGAATGTTGCAAATTAATTATTCTGACAGTAAAACTTTTAATCAGGGAACACTTCCAACAAGTATCGGAATTAATGCTATTCAGCCAAAAGGAAGAACCAATATTAATTTAAATTATAACAATATTTCGTTTAATGAAGAACTTTCTTTCCCTTATAGCGTGCCTGGAGGTTATAAGAAAGTTATAATTAAGTAA
- a CDS encoding sugar phosphate nucleotidyltransferase, with amino-acid sequence MKIIVPMAGRGSRLRPHTLTVPKPLIPVAGKSIVHRLVEDIAKILKEPIEEVAFILGDPAFFGDDLVESLEELAGSLGAKASIYRQDLPLGTGHAIMCAKESLSGPAVIAYADTLIRADFELDPEADAVIWVKQVEQPEAFGVVKLNANNEIIELVEKPKEFVSDLAVIGIYYFKEVGDLKKELQGVLDNNIQNGGEYQINDGIKAMMANGKVFKTGSVDEWMDCGNKDVTVETNSRMLGFLHNDGEHLVDYDVKLENSTIIPPCYIGENVVLKNTTVGPNVSIGKGCHVTDSVIKNSLVQTFSQIKNANLDNAMIGNHVVYDGKFTSISIGDYSVLE; translated from the coding sequence ATGAAAATAATCGTTCCAATGGCTGGTCGAGGATCAAGACTAAGGCCACATACTTTAACAGTTCCTAAACCATTAATTCCTGTTGCAGGAAAATCAATCGTTCATCGTTTGGTTGAGGATATTGCCAAAATATTGAAAGAACCTATCGAAGAAGTTGCTTTTATTTTGGGAGATCCGGCTTTTTTTGGAGATGATCTTGTAGAAAGTTTAGAGGAACTGGCAGGAAGTTTAGGCGCAAAAGCTTCTATTTATCGTCAGGATTTACCACTAGGAACAGGTCACGCAATTATGTGTGCCAAAGAATCTTTATCAGGACCGGCAGTAATTGCTTATGCCGATACTTTAATCAGAGCAGATTTTGAATTAGATCCTGAAGCTGATGCTGTAATTTGGGTAAAACAAGTAGAACAGCCGGAAGCTTTTGGAGTAGTTAAATTAAATGCGAATAACGAAATTATAGAATTGGTTGAAAAACCAAAAGAATTTGTTAGTGATTTAGCAGTTATCGGAATCTATTATTTTAAAGAAGTTGGAGATTTGAAAAAAGAACTTCAAGGTGTTTTGGATAATAATATCCAAAATGGCGGAGAATATCAAATCAACGACGGAATCAAAGCGATGATGGCAAACGGTAAAGTTTTTAAAACTGGAAGCGTTGACGAATGGATGGATTGCGGAAACAAAGATGTTACCGTTGAAACCAATTCAAGAATGTTAGGATTCTTGCATAATGATGGAGAGCATTTAGTAGATTATGATGTAAAATTGGAAAACTCAACAATAATTCCGCCATGTTATATTGGAGAAAATGTAGTGTTGAAAAACACAACCGTTGGTCCAAATGTTTCTATTGGAAAAGGTTGCCATGTTACAGACAGTGTTATTAAAAACAGTTTAGTTCAGACTTTTTCTCAAATAAAAAATGCAAATCTGGACAATGCAATGATAGGAAATCACGTTGTTTATGATGGTAAATTTACTAGCATTAGTATTGGTGATTATTCGGTTTTAGAATAA
- a CDS encoding GNAT family N-acetyltransferase: MELQIQELTTVEEMLAQIDTMRFLYPNISVEKYKAYLSDMIPHNYIQIGVFENGVCLGITGCWSATKLWTGKYLEIDNFVVNPEVRSKGIGKLLTDYIEQKAIDSDCSSIVLDAFTGNFAAHRFYYNQGYAPKGFHFVKILDENKMTH; the protein is encoded by the coding sequence ATGGAACTGCAAATACAAGAACTTACAACAGTCGAAGAAATGTTGGCTCAAATTGATACAATGCGATTTCTTTATCCAAATATATCCGTCGAAAAATATAAAGCTTACCTTTCAGATATGATTCCGCATAATTATATTCAGATTGGCGTTTTTGAAAATGGAGTTTGTTTGGGTATTACCGGTTGTTGGTCAGCAACAAAACTATGGACGGGAAAATATCTTGAAATCGATAATTTTGTTGTAAACCCTGAAGTTCGATCAAAAGGAATAGGAAAATTACTAACAGATTATATTGAACAAAAAGCTATAGATTCAGATTGCAGTAGTATTGTTTTGGATGCTTTTACCGGAAATTTTGCTGCACATCGTTTTTATTATAACCAAGGATACGCACCAAAAGGTTTTCATTTTGTTAAAATATTAGATGAAAATAAAATGACTCACTAA
- a CDS encoding oligosaccharide flippase family protein, producing the protein MGLYKNLFKQTAIYGLATVLPRMLSFLLVRLYTGILPTAEYGEVSIVLSWMVFFNVVLSYGMETAFFRFYSNEEDKKNVIATSTISIFWSSIIFLFVALIFRNTLANLAEVDVQYVTYTVWILVLDALVLIPFSKLRANQRPMVYAAIKIGNVIINLLLNIFFLMYLPKLAASNPNSVWDNLYVENFQIAYIFIANLLASLATFIVLSPNYLSLGRKFDPVLWKKMMKYGLPILVAGLAFAVNEHFDKILLGYLLPENLAKSEVGAYSACYKLGLFMVLFATAFRLGIEPFFFSHAKNENAPQTYAVITKYFVILGSLILLGVIVFADVLKYLLLDNKSYWEAMKVVPLIILANFFLGIYNNLSVWYKLTDKTKIGAYISIVGAIVTLVLNYYLIPKYSYYGSAIATISAYGSMMLISYILGNKYYPIPYDMNKIGAYLGISIVFSAISFYGFRENYFVGIPLFLAFIYFVYHNEKETIKGIMNKK; encoded by the coding sequence TTGGGATTATATAAAAATCTATTCAAGCAAACTGCTATTTACGGATTAGCTACGGTTTTACCACGAATGCTAAGTTTTCTATTAGTTAGATTGTACACAGGTATTTTACCAACGGCAGAATACGGAGAGGTTTCGATCGTTTTGTCCTGGATGGTTTTCTTTAATGTGGTACTTTCTTATGGAATGGAAACCGCTTTTTTTAGATTTTACAGCAACGAAGAAGATAAGAAAAATGTAATCGCAACTTCTACAATATCCATCTTTTGGTCGTCGATAATTTTCTTATTTGTAGCTTTAATTTTTAGAAATACACTAGCAAATCTTGCCGAAGTCGATGTACAATATGTTACCTATACGGTTTGGATCTTAGTATTGGATGCTTTGGTTTTAATACCATTTTCTAAATTAAGAGCGAACCAAAGACCAATGGTTTATGCAGCGATTAAAATTGGGAATGTAATAATCAATTTGCTATTGAATATTTTCTTCCTAATGTATTTACCTAAACTTGCGGCTTCAAATCCTAACTCAGTTTGGGATAATTTATATGTTGAGAATTTTCAAATCGCGTATATTTTCATCGCAAATCTTTTGGCGAGTTTAGCCACATTTATTGTGCTTTCGCCGAATTATCTTTCATTGGGAAGAAAATTTGACCCAGTTCTTTGGAAGAAAATGATGAAATATGGTTTGCCAATTCTGGTTGCCGGACTTGCATTTGCCGTTAACGAACATTTTGACAAAATTCTTTTAGGATATTTACTTCCGGAGAATTTAGCAAAATCTGAAGTTGGAGCCTATTCTGCTTGTTACAAATTAGGATTGTTTATGGTTTTGTTTGCAACCGCTTTTAGATTAGGAATAGAACCTTTCTTTTTCAGTCATGCTAAAAACGAAAATGCACCACAAACTTATGCCGTAATTACAAAATACTTTGTTATTCTTGGATCCTTAATTTTATTGGGAGTTATTGTTTTTGCAGACGTTTTAAAATATCTTTTGCTTGACAATAAATCCTATTGGGAAGCGATGAAAGTGGTTCCTTTAATTATTTTGGCAAACTTCTTTTTAGGAATTTATAATAATTTATCCGTTTGGTATAAACTAACCGATAAAACAAAAATTGGAGCATATATTTCGATTGTGGGCGCTATTGTAACATTGGTTTTAAATTATTATTTAATTCCAAAATACAGTTATTACGGTTCGGCAATTGCAACTATTTCTGCTTACGGAAGTATGATGTTGATTTCTTATATTTTAGGAAACAAATATTATCCAATACCTTATGATATGAATAAAATTGGAGCTTATTTAGGAATTTCAATCGTGTTTTCGGCTATTTCTTTTTATGGATTTAGAGAAAATTATTTTGTTGGAATTCCGTTATTTTTAGCCTTCATTTATTTTGTTTATCATAATGAAAAAGAAACAATTAAAGGAATTATGAATAAAAAGTAA
- the rbfA gene encoding 30S ribosome-binding factor RbfA: METNRQKKIGGVIQKDLVDILQGEVRKNGISNLVISVSKVSVTTDLSVATVYLSIFPQDKAKETLEGIKSNSTLIKHDLSQRVRLQLRRVPNLVFFIDDSLDYIEKIDNALSNRENPIENRDLLEKRRKS; encoded by the coding sequence ATGGAAACAAATAGACAGAAAAAAATAGGCGGTGTCATCCAAAAAGATTTGGTTGATATTTTGCAAGGTGAAGTGCGAAAAAACGGAATTAGTAATTTGGTAATTTCAGTATCCAAAGTTAGCGTAACTACAGATTTATCTGTGGCAACAGTGTATTTAAGCATTTTTCCTCAAGATAAAGCAAAAGAAACTTTAGAAGGTATAAAATCAAATTCAACTTTAATTAAACACGATTTGTCTCAACGCGTGCGTTTGCAATTGCGTCGTGTACCAAACTTGGTATTTTTTATTGATGACTCTTTAGATTACATCGAAAAAATCGACAACGCTTTATCAAACAGAGAAAACCCAATCGAAAATCGTGATCTTTTAGAAAAAAGAAGAAAATCATAA
- the dut gene encoding dUTP diphosphatase translates to MKIQIINKSQHALPNYETIASAGMDLRANLTEVITLKPLERTIVKTGLFIELPIGYEAQVRPRSGLAAKKGVTVLNSPGTVDADYRGEIGVILVNLSNEEFVIENGERIAQLIIAKHERAEWIEVEELTETSRGEGGFGSTGVK, encoded by the coding sequence ATGAAAATACAAATTATCAATAAATCACAGCACGCATTACCAAACTACGAAACAATTGCTTCGGCAGGAATGGATCTTCGTGCCAATTTAACAGAAGTTATTACGTTAAAACCATTAGAAAGAACAATTGTAAAAACCGGACTTTTTATTGAGTTGCCAATTGGTTATGAAGCACAAGTTCGACCAAGAAGCGGATTAGCGGCAAAAAAAGGAGTAACCGTTTTAAATTCACCAGGAACTGTCGATGCAGATTATAGAGGAGAAATAGGTGTAATTTTGGTAAATTTATCAAATGAAGAATTTGTAATTGAAAACGGAGAAAGAATTGCACAATTAATTATTGCCAAACACGAAAGAGCAGAGTGGATCGAAGTTGAAGAACTTACAGAAACTTCAAGAGGCGAAGGCGGATTTGGAAGTACGGGAGTGAAATAG
- a CDS encoding FtsX-like permease family protein: MNFPLYIAKRYIFSRSKNNAINIINRIASMGIIVGTMALFVVLSVFSGLKVFSLSFTNEIDPDLKITSTLGKSFLITPDQESQIKKIDGVVSYTKIIEERVLFLFKDKQKVTYLKGVDRNYPVVNDIRKKLFNGQWLKPDTYQVVIGYGISRDFSLGILDFENPLQIFAPKPGKGNIENPEEAFNKTDVLPVGIYSISEDLDSKYVFADLGLAQELLMYKPNQISGIEFNLKDNANEAALDAKLKAIFQNKITIKNRAQLNESLYKMLNTENIAVYLIFTLVIIVALFNLIGALIMMILEKKGNLKTLFNLGTEINHLRKIFLLQGTLLSVFGGIIGLLLGIILVVLQQKYEMIMLTPTLAYPVVFTLENVLIVMGTIVSLGFVASLIASSRVSKKLLD, encoded by the coding sequence TTGAATTTCCCCCTTTACATAGCCAAACGTTACATTTTTAGCAGAAGTAAAAACAATGCTATAAATATTATTAATCGCATTGCCAGCATGGGAATTATTGTTGGCACAATGGCTTTGTTTGTGGTTTTATCTGTTTTTAGCGGACTAAAGGTTTTTAGTCTTTCGTTCACCAATGAAATCGATCCGGATCTAAAAATTACCAGTACTTTAGGTAAATCTTTTTTGATTACACCAGATCAGGAAAGTCAGATCAAAAAAATTGATGGTGTTGTATCATACACTAAAATCATCGAAGAACGAGTTTTGTTTTTATTCAAAGACAAGCAAAAAGTAACCTACTTAAAAGGTGTTGATCGCAATTATCCTGTAGTCAACGATATCAGAAAAAAGCTTTTTAACGGACAATGGTTAAAACCGGATACATATCAGGTTGTTATTGGATATGGAATTTCACGTGATTTTTCTTTAGGAATTCTAGATTTCGAAAATCCGCTGCAAATATTCGCTCCTAAACCGGGAAAAGGAAATATTGAAAATCCCGAAGAAGCATTCAATAAAACAGATGTTTTACCTGTTGGAATTTATTCTATCAGCGAAGATTTAGATTCAAAATATGTTTTTGCCGATTTAGGTTTAGCACAGGAATTATTGATGTACAAACCCAATCAGATTTCCGGAATAGAATTTAATTTGAAAGATAACGCAAATGAAGCAGCACTTGATGCAAAACTAAAAGCAATATTTCAAAATAAAATCACCATTAAGAACAGAGCGCAACTTAATGAGTCTTTGTATAAAATGCTCAATACCGAAAATATTGCCGTTTATCTTATTTTTACTTTGGTAATTATCGTGGCACTTTTTAACCTGATTGGTGCTTTAATAATGATGATTTTAGAGAAGAAAGGAAACCTAAAAACCCTTTTTAATCTCGGCACAGAAATCAATCATTTGAGAAAAATATTTTTACTTCAAGGAACTTTACTAAGTGTTTTTGGTGGAATAATAGGACTTCTTCTGGGAATCATTCTAGTAGTGCTGCAACAGAAATATGAGATGATTATGCTTACGCCAACTTTGGCTTATCCTGTAGTTTTTACGCTCGAAAATGTTCTCATTGTTATGGGAACTATTGTTTCACTTGGTTTTGTTGCATCATTAATTGCCAGTAGCCGAGTAAGTAAAAAGCTGTTAGATTAG
- a CDS encoding tetratricopeptide repeat protein: protein MIQKGVLAVLFFVLLSNPTSVMAQTEPEDIAMATDEYQDSFYESLKQKGIENYDKAIISLEKCIKLKPNDAVAYFELGKNYLSLKQYGSAQTAFEKATQLDPKNKWYWLGIYDVSYETKNYPLAIETIQKIMVFDEEYKDDLISLYVITNQFDKALLAINEMNDKFGKSEDRDRYKQQILSQGKYQNAEITNLIDQIKKNPKEESNYVNLIFLYSKAEETDKAVEVAKQLAKEIPNSEWGQVSLFKGYLDSNQADKAIKSMNTILSSSKIDSKIKHRTLNEFLIYVNKNPQYTPDLEKAISYFDNDPNVDVAKEIGKFYHSKGQFENAIKYYEKDLKANSDTDRETNLLLLEAYVQAKQFEPMTKRAMTMIEVYPSQSQFYYYAGLGNNKLQQFKNAKTVLEMGLDYVVDDKTLEANFNIQLGEAYNGLGDAKKKEEYFLKANELLKQKK, encoded by the coding sequence ATGATACAAAAAGGAGTTTTAGCAGTTTTATTTTTCGTTTTGCTTAGCAATCCAACTTCAGTTATGGCTCAAACCGAACCGGAAGATATTGCTATGGCAACAGATGAATATCAAGACTCTTTTTATGAATCATTAAAACAAAAAGGAATTGAAAATTATGATAAAGCCATCATATCATTAGAGAAATGTATTAAATTGAAACCTAATGATGCTGTAGCTTATTTTGAATTAGGCAAAAATTATTTGTCTTTGAAACAATATGGAAGCGCTCAGACCGCTTTTGAAAAAGCGACTCAATTAGACCCAAAGAATAAATGGTATTGGTTAGGGATTTATGACGTAAGTTATGAAACTAAAAACTATCCTTTGGCAATTGAAACGATTCAGAAAATAATGGTTTTTGATGAAGAGTATAAAGACGATTTGATTTCGTTGTACGTGATCACGAATCAATTTGACAAAGCGCTTTTGGCGATCAATGAAATGAATGATAAATTTGGAAAATCAGAAGATCGCGATCGATACAAGCAACAAATTTTATCTCAGGGTAAATATCAAAATGCTGAAATCACGAATCTGATTGATCAGATAAAAAAGAATCCAAAAGAAGAATCGAATTATGTGAATTTAATTTTTCTATATTCAAAAGCAGAAGAAACCGATAAAGCTGTAGAAGTTGCGAAGCAATTGGCAAAAGAAATTCCAAATTCTGAATGGGGACAAGTAAGTTTGTTCAAAGGATATTTGGATTCAAATCAGGCAGACAAAGCAATTAAGTCGATGAATACGATTTTGTCAAGTTCAAAAATTGATTCAAAAATAAAGCATCGTACCTTAAATGAATTTTTAATTTATGTGAATAAAAATCCGCAGTATACTCCGGATTTAGAAAAAGCAATATCTTATTTTGATAATGATCCAAATGTTGATGTTGCAAAAGAAATTGGAAAGTTTTATCATAGTAAAGGCCAATTTGAAAATGCAATTAAATATTATGAAAAAGATTTAAAAGCAAATTCAGATACAGATCGCGAAACCAATTTGCTTTTGCTTGAAGCGTATGTTCAGGCAAAACAATTTGAACCAATGACTAAGCGAGCCATGACTATGATTGAAGTTTATCCGAGTCAATCGCAATTTTATTATTACGCAGGTTTAGGAAACAATAAGTTACAACAATTTAAGAACGCAAAAACCGTTCTGGAAATGGGGCTTGATTATGTTGTAGACGACAAAACGCTTGAAGCAAATTTTAATATTCAGCTTGGAGAAGCTTATAATGGTTTAGGAGACGCTAAGAAAAAAGAGGAATACTTTTTGAAGGCAAATGAATTATTGAAACAAAAAAAGTAA
- a CDS encoding MATE family efflux transporter translates to MTETTIKKSLFSKIFTTLKQAIKGDESFDYTVGSIKKAVILLAIPMVLEMMMESVFALVDLYFVGHLEHSSFAIQTVGLTESVLAIIYSLAIGMSMAATAVVARRIGEKDPVAASKAGMQAIIVAFVINSIMSVFGVIYAKDILLFMGASADAAEHGYRFTQIMIGSSLCIMLLFLINGIFRGAGNAAIAMKSLWLANICNIILCPILINGFGPIPAFGLIGAALATTLGRSLGVLYQVYNLFSGNRVLKIKISYFIPDFKQIKALVKIAAPGILQFVIASCSWIFLAQLVATTGGDHGSAGYQTALRIMMFFILPAWGLSNAAATLVGQNLGAKQVDRAEKSVYTTAKYNVIFMATIMVITLCFGQYIISFFTNDDMVKTIAVEALQIMSIGFIFYGIGMVLINTFNGAGDTWTPTGINFFGFWLFQIPLAYVLAKHFNMGPTGVFIAIPVAETAITLAGIFFYKRGKWKRIQV, encoded by the coding sequence ATGACAGAAACTACCATAAAGAAAAGTTTATTTTCTAAAATTTTCACCACATTAAAACAAGCAATCAAAGGAGATGAATCTTTTGATTATACAGTCGGGAGCATCAAAAAAGCAGTTATTCTATTAGCCATTCCAATGGTTTTAGAAATGATGATGGAATCGGTTTTTGCCTTAGTCGATTTATATTTCGTAGGGCATCTTGAGCATAGTAGTTTTGCAATACAAACTGTTGGATTAACCGAATCTGTACTTGCAATTATATATTCATTGGCAATCGGGATGAGTATGGCAGCGACTGCAGTTGTAGCCAGACGAATTGGAGAAAAAGATCCTGTCGCTGCTTCAAAAGCAGGAATGCAGGCTATTATTGTTGCTTTTGTAATAAACAGTATAATGAGCGTTTTTGGCGTTATATACGCCAAAGATATTTTACTATTTATGGGAGCGTCTGCAGATGCTGCTGAACACGGATACAGATTTACACAAATTATGATTGGTTCAAGTTTGTGTATTATGCTTTTATTTTTAATTAACGGAATTTTTCGTGGCGCAGGAAATGCTGCAATTGCGATGAAAAGTCTTTGGTTGGCTAATATTTGCAATATTATTTTATGTCCAATATTGATTAACGGTTTTGGTCCAATTCCGGCTTTCGGGTTAATTGGTGCGGCTTTGGCGACTACTTTAGGAAGAAGTCTTGGAGTATTGTATCAAGTGTATAATTTGTTTTCAGGAAACAGAGTTTTAAAAATTAAGATCTCTTATTTTATTCCGGATTTTAAACAAATAAAAGCATTGGTAAAAATTGCAGCTCCGGGAATTTTACAATTTGTAATTGCTTCTTGCAGTTGGATTTTTCTGGCACAATTAGTTGCCACAACAGGCGGAGATCATGGTTCGGCAGGTTATCAGACGGCGCTTAGAATTATGATGTTTTTTATACTTCCGGCTTGGGGATTAAGTAATGCAGCAGCGACTTTAGTGGGACAAAATTTAGGCGCGAAACAAGTTGATCGTGCCGAAAAATCAGTTTATACAACGGCTAAATACAATGTCATTTTTATGGCAACTATCATGGTAATTACATTGTGTTTTGGTCAATATATTATTTCATTTTTCACAAACGACGATATGGTGAAAACCATCGCAGTCGAAGCTTTACAAATTATGAGCATTGGATTTATATTCTACGGAATCGGAATGGTTTTGATTAATACATTCAATGGAGCAGGAGATACTTGGACACCAACGGGAATTAATTTCTTCGGATTTTGGTTGTTTCAAATTCCATTAGCATATGTATTAGCAAAACATTTTAATATGGGACCAACAGGTGTTTTCATCGCAATTCCGGTTGCGGAAACGGCTATAACTCTTGCGGGTATTTTCTTTTATAAAAGAGGGAAATGGAAACGTATTCAAGTGTAG
- a CDS encoding peptidoglycan DD-metalloendopeptidase family protein, whose amino-acid sequence MPKFLLSLIFICATSFMWAQDSQQEKLEQRKAQIQQEIRDNEKMLQSVKKQEKSAVNVFMIQANKIKLKEKLINTTAKQEKLLSNDMYINQVKVNKLKKELTVLKEDYSKMILKSYKSRSEQSRAMFILSSESFLQAYKRAQYLKQYTNFRKNQGLEIQSKTNQLVDYNARLNGQRQVKKKIIAENEKEKQSLEVEKKEQQKLVNSIKKDKGKILADIRAKQSESKRIDRQIDRLIREAIAEANRKAALERAKENNTSTTVAAKAPVSSSKIELTPENKILAADFKANRGRLPWPVEKGFISQGFGDQPHPLYNTVTIHNNGVEITTESGSSARAVFAGEVTSVIVLSPINKMVIIQHGDYFSVYQNLSSVSVDKGDKVTIKQNIGKIRTSPETGKTTMKFCISQNSTYADPRGWIQNR is encoded by the coding sequence ATGCCAAAATTTCTCCTAAGCCTAATTTTTATTTGTGCCACAAGTTTTATGTGGGCGCAAGATTCGCAACAAGAAAAACTGGAGCAGCGTAAAGCTCAGATCCAGCAGGAAATTAGAGATAATGAAAAGATGTTGCAGTCTGTAAAGAAACAAGAAAAGTCAGCGGTAAATGTATTTATGATTCAGGCGAATAAAATTAAACTGAAAGAAAAACTGATCAATACTACAGCAAAACAAGAAAAACTTTTGAGCAATGATATGTATATTAATCAAGTTAAGGTTAATAAACTAAAAAAGGAACTGACGGTTTTGAAAGAAGATTACTCTAAGATGATTTTAAAATCATATAAAAGTAGATCTGAGCAAAGTAGAGCGATGTTTATTTTATCTTCAGAAAGTTTTTTACAAGCCTATAAAAGAGCACAATATCTAAAGCAATATACTAATTTCAGAAAAAATCAAGGATTAGAAATTCAATCTAAAACAAATCAATTAGTTGATTATAATGCGAGATTAAATGGGCAAAGACAGGTTAAGAAGAAGATTATTGCAGAAAATGAAAAGGAGAAACAAAGCTTAGAAGTTGAAAAGAAAGAACAACAAAAGTTAGTTAATTCGATTAAGAAAGATAAAGGTAAAATCCTTGCAGACATTAGAGCGAAACAAAGCGAATCAAAAAGAATTGACAGACAAATTGATCGTTTAATTCGTGAGGCAATTGCTGAAGCCAACAGAAAAGCAGCTTTAGAAAGAGCAAAAGAAAATAATACAAGTACGACGGTAGCGGCAAAAGCTCCGGTTTCATCATCAAAAATTGAATTAACACCAGAGAATAAAATTCTTGCTGCCGACTTTAAAGCCAATAGAGGAAGATTGCCTTGGCCGGTTGAAAAAGGATTTATTTCTCAAGGATTTGGAGATCAGCCGCATCCCTTATACAATACAGTGACAATTCATAATAATGGAGTTGAAATTACAACAGAATCAGGATCAAGTGCGAGAGCAGTTTTTGCAGGTGAAGTAACCAGTGTAATTGTTTTATCGCCAATTAATAAAATGGTAATTATTCAGCATGGAGATTATTTTTCTGTGTACCAGAATTTAAGTTCTGTAAGTGTAGACAAAGGAGATAAAGTTACTATTAAACAAAATATTGGTAAAATTAGAACAAGTCCGGAAACAGGAAAAACAACGATGAAGTTTTGTATTTCGCAAAACTCAACATATGCAGATCCTAGAGGATGGATTCAAAACAGATAA